The following proteins are encoded in a genomic region of Oscillospiraceae bacterium:
- a CDS encoding DeoR/GlpR family DNA-binding transcription regulator: MAGTAEERRDKITEIIRKEGSVRVRELARLFNTSEVTIRGDLETLEAGGQCRRNHGGAVGLDKLYIDMDITERYMSNSAQKKAIAEAISRIIDDNDTLLLNAGTTLTYVLRALRDKKNISIITNSIANAAEAASYQNMSVILLGGQIDSKYQFTYGADAVSQLLRYHTVKSILSVDGIDPLSGLTLYYSSEAELVRAMIENSETVIIAADSSKLGRSTFAKIAPVTSADMIVTNHTENTELLDKLNLMGIKIIDI, from the coding sequence ATGGCGGGAACAGCTGAGGAAAGACGCGACAAAATAACTGAAATTATCCGAAAAGAAGGCAGTGTCAGAGTCAGGGAACTTGCGCGCCTTTTTAACACGTCGGAGGTGACCATACGCGGCGATCTGGAGACGCTTGAGGCCGGGGGGCAGTGCCGGCGCAACCACGGCGGCGCGGTAGGTCTTGATAAACTGTATATCGACATGGATATCACCGAAAGATACATGTCAAACTCCGCCCAGAAGAAAGCGATAGCCGAAGCGATTTCCCGAATTATCGACGACAACGACACCCTGCTTCTCAATGCGGGCACTACGCTTACATATGTGCTCCGCGCGCTGCGCGACAAAAAAAACATCAGCATTATCACAAACTCAATTGCCAATGCGGCCGAGGCGGCATCTTACCAGAACATGAGCGTTATACTCCTCGGCGGGCAGATCGACAGCAAATATCAATTTACCTACGGGGCCGATGCCGTCTCGCAGCTCCTCCGGTACCATACTGTTAAATCGATTCTGTCTGTCGACGGCATTGATCCTCTGTCGGGACTTACCTTATACTACTCAAGCGAAGCCGAACTTGTCCGCGCGATGATAGAGAACAGCGAGACGGTGATTATCGCTGCCGACAGTTCAAAACTCGGGCGCAGCACATTTGCGAAAATCGCGCCGGTTACATCAGCCGATATGATTGTCACCAATCATACCGAAAACACCGAACTTCTTGACAAATTGAATTTGATGGGAATAAAAATAATCGATATCTGA
- a CDS encoding NAD-dependent epimerase/dehydratase family protein, whose product MSILTPDTKILITGAAGFIGMHLTKKLLETGYAVTGIDNLNDYYDVKLKLDRLDLLKPFGRFRFIKMDLADKDAVLNLFSDNRFEIVVNLAAQAGVRYSITNPDAYLSSNIIGFMNVLEACRACPVLHLVYASSSSVYGSNQKVPYSVDDKTDAPVSLYAATKKSNELMAHAYSKLYRIPSTGLRFFTVYGPMGRPDMAYFKFTDRMVKGEKIQIYNFGEMQRDFTYIDDIVTGIINVMKKPPAEPADGAPYKIYNIGNNRPENLLRFVEILEKCLADEGIIAGPAQKELLPMQPGDVVRTFADVDDLIRDFGFKPNTPLEEGLKRFVRWYKEYNHL is encoded by the coding sequence ATGAGTATTTTGACGCCGGATACCAAAATCCTGATCACCGGAGCAGCCGGTTTTATCGGAATGCATTTGACAAAAAAATTGCTTGAGACAGGATACGCAGTCACCGGAATCGACAACCTCAACGATTATTACGACGTGAAGCTGAAACTGGACCGCCTCGATCTGTTGAAGCCGTTCGGGCGTTTTCGTTTTATAAAAATGGATTTGGCGGACAAAGATGCGGTTTTAAATCTGTTTTCCGATAATCGGTTTGAGATTGTCGTCAATCTTGCCGCTCAGGCGGGCGTCCGATATTCCATCACAAACCCGGACGCCTATCTCAGCAGCAACATCATCGGTTTTATGAACGTTCTGGAGGCCTGCAGGGCCTGTCCGGTCTTGCATCTGGTCTATGCCTCAAGCTCCTCGGTTTACGGCAGCAATCAAAAAGTCCCCTACTCTGTCGACGACAAAACGGACGCTCCTGTCAGCTTATACGCGGCGACCAAAAAGTCGAATGAACTGATGGCGCATGCCTATTCAAAACTCTATCGGATTCCGTCCACTGGACTGCGCTTTTTCACGGTATACGGGCCTATGGGCCGCCCCGATATGGCTTATTTCAAGTTTACCGACCGGATGGTGAAAGGCGAAAAAATTCAAATTTATAATTTCGGTGAGATGCAGCGCGATTTCACCTATATCGACGACATAGTGACGGGCATCATCAATGTCATGAAAAAACCGCCGGCGGAACCCGCAGACGGCGCTCCCTATAAAATTTACAACATCGGAAATAACAGACCGGAGAACTTGCTGCGCTTCGTTGAGATTCTTGAAAAATGCCTAGCGGATGAGGGAATCATCGCGGGGCCCGCGCAGAAAGAACTGCTTCCGATGCAGCCGGGCGACGTCGTCCGGACTTTCGCGGATGTGGATGACCTCATCCGCGATTTCGGATTTAAACCGAATACCCCGCTTGAAGAGGGTTTGAAACGGTTTGTCAGGTGGTATAAAGAATATAATCATCTGTGA
- a CDS encoding YjbQ family protein, which translates to MEFKVYQKELELQSRGWIPTFHDISREVTEIVKMSGIKNGTVTVASHHTTCSVMIQECSHDIDSFDIEYLQHDLLDIMRKLVPDFREEHQYRHPGPIHAQFGRYVNEPGDFTSMNTDGHLRSVFFGRSETLTIKDGVLDGGEFAHIYFIDWDQVRARHRQVNVTVMGTTEDVGDRKWNDGETIDTLHKFTPEEKEYDPHYDLQLKDRT; encoded by the coding sequence ATGGAATTCAAAGTTTATCAGAAAGAACTCGAACTTCAGTCACGCGGCTGGATACCCACTTTTCACGATATTTCGCGCGAGGTTACTGAAATCGTGAAAATGTCGGGAATAAAAAACGGCACTGTCACTGTCGCCTCGCATCACACCACCTGCTCGGTCATGATTCAGGAGTGCTCGCATGACATCGACTCGTTTGACATTGAATATCTTCAGCACGACCTTTTGGATATCATGCGCAAGCTGGTTCCCGACTTCCGCGAAGAGCATCAATACCGCCACCCCGGCCCGATTCACGCGCAGTTCGGCAGATATGTAAACGAGCCGGGTGACTTTACGAGCATGAACACCGACGGACATCTTCGCTCGGTTTTCTTCGGCCGCAGCGAGACGCTGACAATCAAAGACGGCGTGCTCGACGGCGGCGAATTTGCCCATATTTACTTCATTGACTGGGACCAGGTCAGAGCGCGTCACAGGCAAGTCAACGTCACGGTCATGGGAACGACCGAGGACGTCGGCGACCGCAAATGGAATGACGGCGAGACAATCGATACCTTACACAAATTCACCCCAGAAGAAAAAGAATATGATCCGCACTACGACCTTCAGCTGAAGGACAGAACCTGA
- a CDS encoding FGGY family carbohydrate kinase has protein sequence MNFLGIDLGTTSVKAAVFDEKGQRLALRSINYALDTSIPGFIEFQAERYVSICRELIDTLASEYRITALAVDSQGETLILTDGEGKPLCPSVNWMDTRAADEAKLIEEKFGRQRVYETTGQPEITGGWPASKLLWFKNHRPETWAKTEKIFLLEDWVLFNLCGMFVSEPTLQSSSLYFDIRNKRWWEEMLDFIGISSVRLPEIVPSGTCVGEYNGIQVVTGALDQIAGSLGAGVSSPGEISEMTGTIMAVCVPCCDIPEYNPKSIIPCHLYATDGMYCRLLWSSTAGAALRWFKDNFLPDERFSTLDELAEKIPPGCDGLTFLPHLTGSSMPVWNPDAKGCFYGITLAHTRSHFVRAILESVAYILKNDLDYIGFDGLSELRITGGGAYSNLWPQIKADVTGYRLSTLTETECACLGSAMLAGLGAGAYPSLREAAAASVRINRVFEPSGADYREAYRRYLDLDAKLTRRKMNG, from the coding sequence ATGAACTTTCTTGGCATAGATCTCGGCACCACCTCGGTCAAAGCTGCTGTGTTCGATGAAAAGGGACAACGGCTTGCGCTCCGTTCAATCAATTATGCGCTCGACACAAGCATCCCCGGTTTTATCGAATTTCAGGCCGAGCGGTATGTCAGCATCTGCCGCGAACTGATTGACACGCTTGCGTCCGAGTACCGGATAACAGCGCTCGCCGTCGATTCTCAGGGAGAGACGCTGATCCTGACCGACGGGGAGGGAAAGCCGCTCTGCCCTTCGGTCAACTGGATGGACACAAGAGCAGCTGATGAAGCGAAATTGATCGAAGAAAAATTCGGGCGGCAGCGGGTATACGAAACCACCGGCCAACCCGAGATCACAGGCGGGTGGCCGGCGTCGAAACTTCTCTGGTTCAAAAATCACCGTCCCGAAACCTGGGCGAAAACCGAAAAGATTTTTCTGCTCGAAGACTGGGTTTTATTTAACCTCTGCGGCATGTTCGTCAGTGAACCGACGCTTCAGTCTTCCTCTCTCTATTTTGATATACGCAATAAACGCTGGTGGGAGGAAATGCTTGATTTTATCGGCATCTCATCCGTTCGGTTGCCCGAAATCGTCCCAAGCGGCACTTGCGTCGGGGAATATAACGGGATTCAGGTCGTTACCGGCGCACTCGACCAGATTGCGGGTTCCCTCGGAGCCGGCGTTTCATCTCCCGGAGAGATCAGCGAGATGACCGGCACGATTATGGCTGTCTGCGTCCCCTGCTGTGACATTCCGGAGTATAATCCGAAGAGTATAATCCCGTGTCATCTTTACGCGACAGACGGAATGTACTGCCGCCTTCTCTGGTCATCTACCGCCGGAGCGGCGCTCAGGTGGTTCAAAGACAACTTTTTGCCTGATGAGAGATTTTCAACGCTTGACGAACTGGCGGAAAAAATCCCGCCGGGCTGCGACGGACTCACATTTCTTCCCCACCTCACCGGTTCTTCGATGCCAGTCTGGAATCCGGACGCCAAAGGCTGCTTTTACGGGATCACACTGGCGCATACAAGATCGCATTTTGTCCGCGCGATACTTGAATCGGTGGCCTATATCCTGAAAAATGATCTGGACTATATCGGATTTGACGGCTTAAGCGAACTCCGCATCACCGGCGGCGGCGCTTACAGTAATTTATGGCCGCAGATTAAAGCTGACGTCACAGGTTATCGGCTCTCGACCCTTACCGAGACCGAATGCGCCTGTCTCGGCTCGGCGATGCTTGCGGGGCTCGGCGCGGGCGCATATCCGTCTCTTCGCGAAGCGGCGGCAGCCTCCGTTCGGATAAATCGTGTGTTTGAACCGTCCGGAGCCGATTACAGAGAGGCTTACCGGAGATACCTCGATTTGGATGCAAAACTTACAAGGAGGAAGATGAATGGTTAA
- a CDS encoding acyltransferase family protein: MNDTENIQKERTAYFDNAKLFLIFLVVFGHLLEYLLKNRILLAIYDFIYLFHIPAFVLIAGFFSKNTSTIWKKILKYSVFYFVFSFYYLLSFQTATPFLINPYWVMWYLLSLISWNLLLKLFKHIKFAIPIAFLIGIAAGYINGIGNILALSRTLVFFPFFLIGYYLNTDLFKIINIKTKIIAFLILTAIFYLVYFYQISPEWLYGSLSYFKLGVSEWYAGTVRLYLYILSALSCLCVLILIPEKRFKITKMGENTIYVYLLHGIFVILVSSLVVFQKFSVLTQLIISICVSVLLIIILSSKPIKKTIDYIIEFLMDILIRCKSKH; encoded by the coding sequence GTGAACGATACGGAAAACATTCAGAAGGAACGGACTGCTTATTTTGACAATGCAAAACTTTTCTTAATTTTTTTAGTAGTTTTCGGCCATCTGTTGGAATACCTGTTAAAAAATAGAATACTACTCGCAATTTATGATTTCATTTATCTTTTTCACATTCCGGCGTTTGTTTTAATCGCAGGATTTTTCTCGAAAAATACGTCAACCATATGGAAAAAAATTCTCAAATACTCCGTTTTTTATTTTGTGTTTTCTTTTTATTATTTACTTTCTTTTCAAACCGCAACCCCTTTCCTGATAAATCCATATTGGGTAATGTGGTATTTGTTGAGCTTAATTTCATGGAACCTTCTTCTGAAATTATTTAAGCATATAAAATTTGCGATTCCGATCGCTTTTCTGATAGGGATCGCCGCGGGGTATATTAATGGTATCGGTAATATTTTAGCATTGTCGCGCACTCTGGTGTTCTTCCCTTTTTTCTTAATAGGTTATTATTTGAACACGGATTTATTTAAAATTATTAATATAAAGACAAAAATTATAGCTTTTTTAATACTTACAGCGATTTTTTATTTAGTTTATTTTTATCAAATATCGCCTGAATGGCTTTACGGAAGCTTAAGTTACTTCAAACTCGGCGTGTCTGAATGGTATGCAGGCACAGTCAGGTTGTATCTCTATATTTTATCGGCCTTGTCTTGCCTATGCGTTTTGATTTTAATCCCTGAAAAGAGATTTAAAATTACAAAAATGGGAGAAAACACAATTTACGTCTATTTGCTTCATGGAATATTTGTGATTCTTGTCAGTAGTCTTGTTGTGTTCCAAAAGTTCTCTGTTTTGACACAATTAATAATCTCGATTTGCGTTTCGGTTTTATTAATTATTATACTTTCGAGCAAACCGATTAAGAAAACAATCGATTATATTATTGAGTTTTTAATGGATATTTTAATAAGATGCAAAAGTAAACATTGA
- a CDS encoding galactokinase family protein translates to MNCIDTFAGIYHHEPAGVAFCPYRVCPIGAHIDHQYGKVTGFAIDKGIHIAYGPKQNGVIELASLNFQKRAQFHVREVPKEKQGDWADYLRGAARVLSQSHPLSVGLCGVIEGGLPIGGLSSSAAVTIAFLSALCKVNNIRLTANELIHTALDAENNYVGVSCGKLDQSCEIYCRKDHLLYLDTKYDSFELIPASSVMKPFEIAVFFSGIERTLVGSKFNMRVDECKSAAYALMAYAGMEYGKFEEARLRNVPFEVFEQYRDKLPENWRKRAEHFYSEFERVERGAEAWRKGDVEAFGRLSFESGRSSVEKYETGSPELKTLFEIMLKTDGIFGGRFSGAGFKGCCMALIDPSFEEKIKEQVSAEYLKVFPGLNEKYSVHFCKTTDGIRF, encoded by the coding sequence ATGAACTGTATCGACACTTTCGCGGGCATCTATCATCATGAGCCGGCCGGTGTGGCTTTCTGCCCCTACCGCGTCTGCCCGATCGGAGCGCACATTGACCACCAATACGGAAAAGTCACCGGTTTTGCCATCGACAAGGGGATACATATCGCCTATGGGCCGAAACAAAACGGCGTGATTGAGCTTGCCTCGCTGAACTTTCAAAAACGCGCGCAGTTTCACGTGCGGGAAGTCCCGAAAGAAAAACAAGGCGACTGGGCGGATTATCTGCGCGGCGCGGCCAGGGTGCTCAGCCAATCCCATCCGCTTTCCGTCGGGCTTTGCGGCGTCATCGAAGGCGGCCTTCCGATCGGCGGGCTTTCCTCCTCCGCTGCCGTCACGATTGCCTTTTTGTCAGCGCTTTGCAAAGTGAACAACATCCGCCTTACCGCGAATGAGTTGATTCATACCGCGCTTGACGCCGAAAACAATTACGTCGGCGTTTCCTGCGGGAAACTCGACCAGTCTTGCGAGATCTACTGCCGAAAAGACCATCTGTTATATCTGGATACCAAATACGACAGTTTCGAGCTCATCCCCGCGAGTTCTGTGATGAAACCCTTTGAAATCGCCGTTTTCTTTTCCGGGATTGAGCGCACACTGGTCGGCTCGAAATTCAATATGCGGGTCGATGAATGCAAATCCGCCGCTTATGCGCTGATGGCTTATGCCGGGATGGAATACGGCAAATTCGAAGAAGCCCGGCTGAGAAACGTCCCATTCGAAGTATTTGAGCAATATCGGGACAAACTCCCCGAAAACTGGAGAAAACGCGCGGAGCATTTTTACTCGGAATTCGAACGCGTGGAACGCGGCGCCGAGGCCTGGCGAAAAGGCGACGTCGAAGCGTTCGGCCGGCTGTCTTTCGAAAGCGGGCGAAGCTCCGTAGAAAAATATGAAACCGGCTCCCCGGAGTTGAAAACTTTATTTGAGATCATGCTGAAGACCGACGGGATTTTTGGCGGGCGTTTTTCGGGCGCGGGCTTCAAGGGCTGCTGCATGGCGCTGATCGACCCCTCATTTGAAGAGAAAATCAAAGAACAGGTGTCGGCTGAATATCTGAAAGTTTTCCCAGGTCTGAATGAAAAGTATTCCGTGCATTTCTGCAAAACGACGGACGGCATCCGATTTTAG